GAGGTCCTCGCCCCCCTGGACCTGGACGGCCTGGCCAAGGGCTACATCGCCGACAAGGCGGTGGAGGCCGCCCTAAGGGCGGGGGCCCGCGCCGCCTTGGTGAACCTGGGCGGGGACCTGGCCCGGCAAGGTCCGGGGGAGGCGGAGGTCCTGGTGGAAGACCCCTTGGGCCCCGATAACGCCCCCCCCGCCTTCCGCCTCCTCCTGGCCCAAGGCGGGGTGGCCACCAGCGGCGTGCGCCACAAGGGCGCCCACCTCCTGGACCCGAGAACCCTCACGCCCGCTTCCGGGCTCCAGGCCACGGTCCTGGCCCCTTCCGCCTGCCTGGCGGACGGCCTCGCCAAGGCCCTTTTCGTCCTGGGACACGAGGCCTTTCCGGTCCTCGCCCGCTTTCGGGCCCAGGGGGTGCTCTTCACCCCGGAAGGCCCCGTGCCCGGCCCATAGGGAGGAAAGGATGCTCAAGCGCTATTACAGCCGGAGGAGCTTTTTCAGGCGGGTTTTAGGCGGGGTTTTGGCCCTGGGCCTGGTCCGGGCCCAGGGCAAGCCCTGGCCCGAGGGGATGGAGCTTCGCGTGAGCTTCGCCTACGAGGGGGGCGGCTTCCGCTACCGCGCCCCCTACGTGGCGGTGTACGTGGAGGACGAGCGGGGCAACCTGGTGCGCACCCTGGGCCTCTTCCTCATGCCGGGGAAGGGGGAGCGGTGGTGGAACGAGCTCAGGCGCTACTTCGCCCTGGGGGACCTGGCCCGCATGCGGGCCCTTTCCGGCCCCACCCGGCCCCCGGGCCGCTACACCCTAGCCTGGGACGGCAAGGACGAAGGAGGCCGCCCTGTGGCCCAGGGAAGCTACCACGTCTGCGTGGAGTACGCTCGGGAACATGGGCCCTACGAGCTTTTCCGCCAGAAGGTGGAACTCGGCGAGAAGCCCTTCCAAAAGACCTACACCCTGAAGGGGGAGCTACAGGAGGTGCGCCTTGACTACGGTCGGAAGGCCTAGGAGCGGGACGAGCTCCTGGCGGGCCAAGCTTTACGCCTGGGCCCGGACCCTGCACCTTTACCTTTCCCTCTTGGCCTTCCTCTCCATTCTCTTTTTCGCCGCTACCGGCCTCACCCTGAACCACCCCGAGTGGTTCGGGGAAGGAAGGGTGCGGAAGCTTTCCGGCACCCTCCCCCACGCCCCTTACCTGGAGGGGGAAAGCGTGGACTGGCTCGCCCTGGCGGAGGACCTGAGGGCCTTGGGCCTCAGGGGGCGGGTGGCGGACCGGGGGCAAAGCGGCAGCCAAGCCTGGCTTTCCTTCCGCGCCCCCGGCTACGGGGCCGACGCCCAGGTGGACCTCACGACGGGAGCCTACACCCTAAGCCTCACGGAAGCGGGCCTGGTGGCGGCCCTGAACGACCTGCACAAGGGCCGGGACACCCCTTCGGGGTGGCGGTGGGTCCTGGACCTCTCCGCCCTCTTCCTGGCGGCGGTGAGCCTCACGGGGCTTCTCCTGAGCCTCCTTTTCCGCAAAACGCGCAAGGCGGCCCTCTTCACCCTCCTTTTGGGCCTCCTCCTCTTTGGGGGCCTGGCCCTTTGGGCCGCTTTATAGCTCGTCCAGGGCCTCCCTGGGCGCGCGCCGGGCGCCCAGGTAGCCCCCTTCCTTCAGGATGAGGGGGAAGAGGGCCTCCAGGGGACCCTCCAGGGCCAGGAGGTTCTCCCCGCGGAAGGCCTTGAGCCCCTCGGGGACGGGGCCCTCGAGGCCATAGGGGAAAAGGGCCAAGGCCCCTTCCCCCGGAGCCCCCTCCCCTTGGTCCAGGTAGAGGGCCACGGGCTCCAAAAAGCCGAGAAGGCGGGTGCGGTTGGCCTCGCGCCGGAAGGCCTGGAGGGCCTTGGGGCTTTCCGCCCCCTGCCAGAGGAGGAGGTCCGCCTCCGCGGCCAACCCCACCAGGCTGTACACGGCCAAAAACCCCTCCCGCCCCTGCCAGCGGGCGAGGAGGTGGGCGAAGTCCTCCTTCAGGTGCTCCTGCTGCTCCGCCTCCAGGCGGCGGAACTCGGGGAGGAGACGGAAGAGGGCGAAGCTGTGGACCATCTAGCCCACCCCCAAGAAGCGGGCCAGGTCCTCCTCGGAAAGGTACTTCCCCACGTAGAAGGGCCCAAACTCGCCGTAGCGGGCGGACACCTCGTCAAAGCGCATCTCGTAGACGATCTTCTTGAACTGGATGGGGTCCTCGCTGAAGAGGTCCACGCCCCACTCCCAGTCGTCCAGGCCCTGGGCCCCGCTGATGACCTGCATCACCTTCCCCTGGTACTTCCTTCCCGTTTCCCCGTGGGCCTTCATGAGAAGGGCCCTTTCCTGGGCGGGGAGCAGGTACCAGTTGTCCTGCCCCTGGCGGCGCTTGTTCATGGGGTAGAAGCAGACGTAGCCCCCCTTGGGCACCCGGGGGGTGAGGCGGGGCTTGACGTAAGGGGCCTCGGGGTCCAGGGGACCGGTCTGGCTTCCGAGCTCCACCACGGAGTAAAATCCGTAGGCGGGGCGAAGGAAGCGGGCGAAGCGGCTTTTGTTGAGGCGCGCCTCCACGGCCAAAAGGGCGTCCAGGCTTTCCCGCAGGTGCAGGAAGAGGAGGTCCGCCTTCTGGGTCACCACCTGGTAAACGCCGAAGGAGCCCTCCCCCCTGGCCTCCGCCTCCCGCCATTCGGCCAGGATGACCCGTAGCTCCTCCCAGGCGGCGCGCCGCTCCTCCTCAGGCGCGCCCAGCCAGGCCCCATAGTCCAGGTGGCGGAAATCGTGGAGGACGTGCCAGCCCTCGAGGGTAAAGGTGGGCTCGGGTACGTGCCTTTCCATGCTTCTCACTATACCCTTGGGGTATAGTCCCTTACATGGGTTTGGTGCAGATCGCCCTGGTCCTTTTGGTGATAGGCGTCCTGGGCCGCTTGGGAGGACGGCTTTTCGCCGCCTTAGCCCAGGCGGTGCCCGGAAGCCGGGACGACGCCTTTTTCCGCCTCTTGGGCTTCCTCTGGTGGGGGTTCTTGACCCTAGCGGGGGCTTCCTACCTGGTCCACACCCTGGGCCTTCCCCACGAGCCCTTCCGCACCTGGGGAGAAGGCTTGGTGCGTTGGGCTGGAGCCCAGGGGATAGCGGCCCTGGGCGCCTTAGCCCTCACCTACCTGGGCTACCGCCTCACCCCCCTCCTCCTGGGCCGACTCCCCGTGCCGGAAACGGGGGAGCTCACCCGGGAGGCGGTGCGGCGCAAGACCCTCCGGGCCGTGGCGGAATCCGCCCTGAGGGTGGTGATCCTGGTCGTTGGCGGGCTCCTCTTCCTCTCCAACTTGGGCCTTAACGTGACGGCCCTCCTGGCGGGGGCCGGGGTGGCGGGGCTCGCCGTGAGCTTCGCGGCGCAAAACCTCATTCGCGACTTCATCAACGGCTTTTTCATCCTCCTGGAGGACCAGTACGGGGTGGGGGATATCGTCCAGATCGGGAACGTGGGGGGGCAGGTGGAGCGCTTCACCCTGAGGGTCACGGTGCTAAGGGACCTCGAGGGCCGGGTCCACTTCTTCCCCAACTCCGAGGTGCGCCAGGTCACCGTCCTCACCCAGGAGTGGAGCCGGGCGGTGGTGGACGTGGGCGTGGCCTACAAGGAGGACATCGACCGGGTCCTGGAGGTCTTCCGGGATGAGGTGGAGCGCTTCCACCAAGACCTCGAGTGGCGGGACCGCTTTACCGAGCCCCCCGAGGTCTTAGGGGTGCAGGCCCTGGGGGACTCCTCCGTGGTGATCCGGGTCCTCTTCAACACCAAACCCGCCCAGCAGTGGGCGGTGGCCCGGGAGTTCCGCCGCCGGATCAAAAAGCGTCTGGACCAGGAGGGCATAGAGATCCCCTTCCCCCACCAAAAGCTTTACTTCGGAGAGCCCTTGCGGCTGGAAAGGGTGTAGGCTAAAGAGGATGCCGGGAGTGTACCAGGAGATCCTAAAGGCGCTCCAACCCCACTTGGGCCCTAGGGCCGAGGTGGTGCTGGACGAAGGCCTTAAGCGCCTGGGCAAGCGCCCGAACGAGCTCACCCCCAAGGATGGGGAGTTCCTCCTCAAAGGCTTGGTCTTCCGCGAGCTTCAGGCCCGGCTGCCTGCGGAACAAGCCCGGCGGGTGGTGGAGGAAACTTTAGAAAATATACAGGAAGCTCCCTTGGCCCTAGAGGACTTGGAGCGGGGCCTCAAGCGCTTCGGCCTTTACGTGGACTGGCCGGAGGTGGCCCGGCTCCGGGCGCTGATGAGCCGCCTCCGCCAAAACCCCGACCCCACCCTCCTCGCCGAGGCCAAGGCCCTTCTGGAGGCCCTAGAGGAGAAGCGGGAGGAGGCGCTTTTGCGCCAGGCCAAGGACCTAGCCCACCTGGAGGAAAGCCTAGAACGGGTGCGCCACCTGGGCGGTCCCAAGGTACGCCGTTTGGAAAGCCTCCTGGATACTATCCGTCAGGCTCACGGAGAAGGGCTTTTAGCCCAAGCGGAGGTGGAACGAGCGAGGGCGCTGGCCCTGGAGCTCCGCAAGTTCCTAGAGTCCAGCGCCGTGCGCGCCCCCACCTTGCCCGAGATGGTGTTCGAAACCCAAGAAGCCCCGCCCGAAGCTCCCAAGCACCCCACGGACGTCTTTCTCACCGTGGAGGAGGCGAGCGAGCTGGAAGGGGAACTGGTGATCGACCTGGGCCCCTTGTCCGAGGAGGCAAGCCAGCGCATCCAAGCCTTGGAGGTGGAAGAAGAGCGGCGCAGGCTGGAAAACCTCCTCGCCCGCCACGCCCACCTCCTGGAAAGGACCACGGTGAGCCCTCTCTTGGCCGAGGTCCAGGCCCTCTTGGAAGCGGGAACACCCGCTGGGGAAAGGCTGAAGGCCCTTGAAGAGGCCTTGGCCGAGGCGGAGAAAAACCTCAAGGCGGAAAAGCGGGCCCGCCTTATCCAGCTGGAGGAGGCCCTCCGGACCCTTCCCCTCCCCGAGGCGGCCAAGGCGCCTTTGGAAAACGCCTTGCGCTTGGCGGAGGAAACCCTCGAGGAGGGGGGCTATCCAGACCTCTCCCCCCTGGAAGAGGGCCTAAGACGCCTAGAGGAAGAGGCCAAGCGAAGAAAGGAGGAGGAGGCCCGCCTAGAAGAGGAACGGAAAGCCCTTCTGGCAGAGCTTTCCACCAAAGGGGAGGCCTTCACCCCCTTGGCCGAAGCGCTTAAAGCGCTCCCTAAGGAGCGCTTAGCGGAGGCCCTCCCCGAGCTCCGAGCCCGTTACGCCGAGCTCCTTAAGGCCAAGGGGGAAGAGGAAGCTCTCAAGGCCAAGCTGGAGGAGACCAAACAGGCCCTCCTCACCCTCAAGCCGGAGGCGGAGGCCCTGGGTCTTGCGGAGGAGGCGCAAAGGGCAGAAGAGGCGCTAGCCCGGGGAGAGCTTCCCGACCTCGAGGCCCTCCGCCAAAAGATGGCCCAGGCCAAGGCGGAAGCCCGGGAAAGGGCCTTGGCGGAGCTTTCCCGGCTCCAGGTGCTGGCGGAACGCTTCGTGGGCTTCGGCGGCGAGGCGGTTCTAAAGGCCATAGAGGAGGAAAAGCGCAAACCCTTCCCCGACCCCACCCCCACCGCCCGGGCCCTGCAGGCCCTGAAGCGCAAGCTGGAGGCCAAGCGGGAAGAGCTCACCACCCGCCTCACCGCCTTCTTCCAAACGGAGGCGCGCCTTAGCGGCTTGGAAAGCGAAACCCGGCGCCGCCTAAAACCCCTCCTCGCCTTCTTGCAAAGCGCCAGGGAAAGGCTTCCCCTCCTGGGCCCCAAGGGGCTTTTACAGGTGGAAAGGACCCTGAGCGAAGCGGAGGGCCTCCTAAGGGAGCTGGAGCGGGAGAAGGAGGCGGCCCAGGCGGTGCTCAAGGAGATCGGGCGGGAGGACCTCGAGGCCCTCCTCGGGGCCTTGGCCCCCGGGGAAGACCCCTTGGCCCGGCTCCGCCTGCCCGGGGTGGAGGCCTTGGGCTTCCTGGAAGACCCCCTGCCCCTCCCCAAGGAAGCCCTTTTAGCCCTAAAGGAGGCCCTGGACCGCTTGGACCAAAGCCTGGGGCAAAAGCGGGGGCCCGCAGCCGTGCTCTTCGGGGAAAAGGCCCTGGTGTTGGCCCCCAAGGAAGGGCGAAGCCTGGTGGCCCTCCTGGAACGGCCAAGCCTTTCCGCCTTCCTCCTGGAGCTTTCCGCCTAAGGGGGTGCTAGACTAAAAATAGTGGTCCGCGCGCCCGCCCTTTGGGAAAAGCTGGAGCCTCACCTAGAATACCTCCCCCCGGAGGACCGGGAGAAGGTGAAGGAGGCTTACCTCTTCGCCGAGGAAGCCCACCGGGGGCAGGTGCGCAAAAGCGGGGAGCCCTACATCACCCACCCGGTGGCGGTGGCGGAGATCCTCGCTTCCTTGCGCATGGACGCCGACACCGTGGCGGCGGGGCTCCTGCACGACACCCTGGAGGACTGCGGCGTGGCCCCCGAGGAGCTGGAAAGGCGCTTCGGCCCGGCGGTGCGCCGCATCGTGGAGGGGGAGACCAAGGTCAGCAAGCTCTACAAGCTGGCCAACCTCGAGGGGGAGGAGAAGCGGGCCGAGGACCTCCGCCAAATGTTCATCGCCATGGCGGAGGACGTGCGCATCATCATCGTGAAGCTGGCGGACCGCCTGCACAACCTGCGCACCCTGGAGTTCATGCCCCCCGAGAAGCAGAAGCGCATCGCGCAGGAAACCCTGGAGATCTACGCCCCCCTGGCCCACCGCCTGGGGATAGGGCAGCTGAAGTGGGAGCTGGAGGACCTCTCCTTCCGCTACCTTCACCCCGAGGCCTACCAGGCCCTCCTCTCCCGCATCCAGGAAACCCAGGAGGCCCGGGAGCGCCTGGTGAAAAAAGCCATGGCTGCCCTCGAGGAGGCCCTAAGGCGGGATGAGCTCCTCCAGGCCCAGCTCCAGGGCTTCGAGGTCACGGGCCGGCCCAAGCACCTCTACTCCATCTGGAAGAAGATGGAGCGGGAGAAAAAGGCCCTGGAGCAGATCTACGACCTCCTGGCGGTGCGGGTCATCCTGGACCCCAAGCCAAGCCCCACCGAGGAGGGCCGGGCCCTGCGGGAAAAGCAAGTCTGCTACCACGTCCTGGGCCTGGTCCACGCCCTTTGGCAGCCCATTCCCGGCCGGGTCAAGGACTACATCGCCGTGCCCAAGCCAAACGGCTACCAAAGCCTCCACACCACGGTCATCGCCCTGGAAGGCCTCCCCTTGGAGGTGCAGATCCGCACCCGGGAGATGCACCGCATCGCCGAGTACGGCATCGCCGCCCACTGGCTTTACAAGGAGGGCCTCACCGACCCCGAGGAGATCAAGCGCCGGATTTCCTGGCTCAAGAGCATACAGGAGTGGCAGCAGGAGTTTTCCAGCTCCCGGGAGTTCGTGGAGGCGGTGACCCGGGACCTTTTGGGAGGGCGGGTCTTCGTCTTCACCCCCAAGGGGCGGATCATCAACCTGCCCAAGGGGGCCACCCCCGTGGACTTCGCCTACCACATCCACACGGAGGTGGGGCACCACATGGTGGGGGCCAAGGTGAACGGGCGCATCGTCCCCCTCTCCTACGAGCTGCAAAACGGGGAGATCGTGGAGATCCTCACCGCCAAAAACGCCCACCCCTCCAAGGGCTGGCTGGAGTTCGCCAAGACCCGGAGCGCCAAGAGCAAGATCCGGCAGTACTTCCGCGCCCAGGAACGCCAGGAAACCCTGGAAAGGGGCCAAGGCCTCCTGGAGCGCTACCTGAAGCGCAAAGGGCTCCCCAAGCCCACGGACAGCCAGCTTGAGGAGGTGGCCAAGCACCTGGGCCTCCCCCCTTCCCCCGAGGAGCTCTACCTGGCCCTGGCCTTAAACCGCCTCACCCCCAAGCAGGTGGCGGAAAAGCTCTACCCAAAGGCCCTCCTCAAGCCGGAAAAGCCTAAGCCCGCCCCCAAGAACGAGTGGGGCATCCGCCTGGAGCAAGACCTCCAGGCCCCCATCCGCCTCGCCTCCTGCTGCGAGCCTATGAAGGGGGACGCCATCCTGGGCTTTGTCACCCGGGGCCGAGGGGTCACGGTCCATCGGGCGGACTGCCCCAACCTGCGGCGCATCCTCCAGGGGCCGGAGGCGGACCGGGTGATCGGGGCCTACTGGGAAGGCGTGGGGGGGAAGGTGGCCACCCTCGAGGTCCTGGCCCAGGACCGGACCGGCCTCCTGAGGGACGTGATGCAGGTGGTGGCGGAGGCGGGAAAAAGCGCCCTGGGCTCGGAAACCCGCATCCTGGGCCCCATGGCCCGCATACGGCTTCGCCTCACCGTGCAGGACGGGGAAAGGGAGGCTCTCCTGGAAGCTCTCCGGGGGGTGAAGAGCGTGCAGGAGGTGCGCTGGGTCTAAAGGGGCCGCACCCACACCTCCCGGGTCCGCGGCCCGTCAAACTCCGCCAGGAAGACCTGTTGCCAGCGGCCCAGCTTCAGCCTGCCCCCCTCGGCGAAGAGGAGGAGGTGGACCCCGGTGAGGAGGGTTTTCAGGTGGGCGTGGGTGTTGCCCTCGGCATGGCGGTCCTTGGGGTGGAAGCGGGGGGCGAGCTCCTCCAGGCGGGCCAGGAGATCGCGGGCCACGTCGGGGTCCGCCCCTTCCTGCACCAAAAGGCCGCAGGTGGTGTGGGGCACGAAGAGGTATACGAGGCCCGTATGCCCTTCCAGGGCCGCCTCCACCATCCGGGTAATGTTCACCAGGCCCTCTTCCGGCGTGCGCACGGTAAGCCTTCGCATACGGCCAGGATACCTAGCCCAGGCGCGTGACCCGCAGGACAAAGCCCTTTTGTAGGGTGAAGGTGCGGTCCAACCCGCCGAACTCCGCCTCGGCCCAAGCCCTAAGCCTCGGCATCACCTTGGCGTGCACCGCCTCGGGCACGGCCTGGGTGAAGGAATAGAGGCGCTCCTCCAGGGCCTCCAAGGCCTCCCGCACCGTGCGCTCCTCCCGCCACGCCACCACTGGGCGGGCTTTGGGCCTAAGGCCAAGCCGCTTTAGGGCCTCCTCCACCTGGGCGAGGCGCCTTTGGTGCAGGCCCCTTTCCACCCGCACGCCTTCTTCCGCCACCAAGGCCCGCCAACGCTCCTGCAGGGCGCACTCCTCCGCCGCATCCACCTGGTCCCACCCCTCCAGGAGCGCCCCTCCGGGCTTGAGCACCCTTAGGGCCTCGGCCAAGGCCTTAGGCCAGTCGGGAAGGAGGTGCCAAAGGTGAACCACAATGACCCCGTGGACGCTCTCCTCGGGCAGGGGGATGGCCCGGGCGTCCGCCTGCAAAAGCCGCACCTTGCGCATGACCCCCGCCGCCTTCTGGCGGAAGACCTCCAGCATGGCGGGGTTCACGTCCAAGGCGATGTAGGGAAAGCCCCGGGCGATGAGGGGCAGGGCGATGCGCCCCGTGCCCACCCCGAGCTCCAGCAAAATAGGCTCCTCCCCCCGGCCAGAAACCGCATTGGCGATGGCGGTGGCGATGCGGCCCGCCACCTCGGGCGGGTAAGCCCGGAGGCGGTCATAGGCGTAGGCCACCCGGGTGAGGGCGCTGGACATGTCCTCCTACATTGTACGGGGTATACTTCGGCCCATGAAAGGGCTCATCCTAGCCGCCGGGCGGGGCACGCGGCTCCGCCCCCTTACCCACACCCGTCCCAAGCCGGTGATCCGGGTGGCGGGCCGGCCCATCATCCACTACGCCGTGGAAAACTTACGGGAAGCGGGCGTGGAGGAGATTGGGGTGGTGGTCTCCCCGGAAACGGAGAAGGACATCCGCGAGGCCCTCTCGGGATACCCCGTGCGCTACGTCCTCCAAGAAGAGCCCCAGGGCTTGGCCCATGCCGTGGCGGTAGCCCGGGACTTCTTGGGGGATAGCCCCTTCGTCCTCTACCTGGGGGACAACCTCTTCCAAAAGGGAATCGGACGCTTCCTGGAAGCTTTCCGCGATGGGGCGAGCGCGGTCCTCGCCCTGGTGCGGGTGGAAGATCCCAGGCAGTTCGGGGTGGCCGTGCTCGAGGGCGACCGGGTGGTGCGCCTTTTGGAAAAGCCCCAGGACCCCCCCTCGGACCTGGCGGTGGCCGGGGTATACGTCTTCACCCCCGAGGTCTTGGAGGTCATCCAGGACCTCAAGCCCTCAGCCCGGGGGGAGTACGAGATCACCGACGCCATCCAGGGCCTCATCGACCGGGGCCGCCGGGTGGTGGGGGTGGAGGTCACGGGCTGGTGGAAGGACACGGGCCGCCCCAAGGACCTCCTGGACGCCAACCGCCTCCTTTTGGAGGAGCTTTCCCCCAGGGTGGAAGGCGAGGTGGAAGGAAGCGAGCTCACGGGCCGGGTGGTGGTGGAAAAGGGGGCCAAGGTGGTGGGAAGCACCATTATCGGCCCCGCCTTCATCGGGGAAGGGGCCCTGGTGGAGGGAGCCTACGTGGGGCCCTTCACCTCCTTGGGGCCAGGGGCAAAGGTGGTGCGCTCGGAGGTGGAGTATTCCATCCTCGAGGACCACGCCGTCTTGGAAGACGTGGCCCTGCGCCTCCAGGAGAGCATCCTGGGGGTGGGGGCCAAGGTGCAGAGCCGCAACGGGCTTCCCCGGGCCCACCGCCTCATCCTCGGGGACCTCTCCCAGGTGGAACTGGCCTAGATGGCGGGGCTCCTCTCCCTCCTCACGGAGGCGTACCAAAGCGGCGAGGCCCTGGCCCAGCGCCTCGGGGTGAGCCGGGCCGCCATCTCCAAGGAGGCGCATCGGCTTTGGGCGGAGGGCTTTCCCGTGGAGGTAAGCCGGCAGGGCTACCGCATTCTCCCCGGCACCCCCCTGCCCCACCTCTTCCGTCCCCCGGGGCGGCTGGGAAGGCCCTACCGCTACCTGGGCCGGGTGGGGAGCACCCAGGACGTGCTCCGGGCCTGGGCCGAGGCCGGGGCCCCCGAGGGGGCCCTGGTCCTGGCGGAGGTCCAGGAAAGGGGGCGGGGCAGGCGGGGGCGGGCCTGGGAAAGCCGCCCCGGGGTGAGCCTCACCTTTTCCCTCCTCCTGAGGCCCCGCCTCCCCCTCCCCGCCCTAGGGCTTCTGCCCCTTATGGCCGGCCTCGCCCTCTTCGAGGCGGTGGGGGTGGGGGGGCTCAAGTGGCCCAACGACCTCCTAAGCCCCGACGGCCGCAAGCTGGCCGGGGTGCTCCTGGAGGCCAAGGCGGAAGGGGAGGAGGTGGCCCACGCCCTTTTGGGCGTGGGGGTGAACGTGGCCTGGGCCCCGGAGGGGGCAGCCTTCCTCCAGGAGTTCACCCCCCTTTCCCGCCGGGAGGTCCTGGAAAGGTTCCTGGCCCGCCTCGAGGCCCTCCTGCCCCTCCTGGAAGACCCACAGGCCTTCCTCCCTCGCTACGCCCAAGCCTCCTATACCCTGGGGCGCCGGGTGCGGGTGGAAACCGCCAAGGGCCCCGTGGAAGGCGTGGCGGAGGCGGTCCTCCCCGACGGGAGCCTCCGGGTGGGGGGGGTGCGGGTGGGGGCAGGGGAGGTGGCCCTCCTAGGCCTTGAGTAAGCCGCGCTTAGATTTTCCTCATGCCTTGTGCTAGGATGAGGGCAGGTATGTTCGCCCGCATCTTCACCAAGGAAGAGGCGGATGCCCTCCTGCCCGAGATCCAGCGGGTCCTGGCCCAGATGCGCAAGGCCCGGGCCGAGCTCCAAGAGGTGCAACGCCAACTCCCCGAGGCCCGGGGGCTAAAGCGGCGGGCCCTGGAGGAGGAAGCTCGCTTCCTCATGGGCTCCCTGGAGGCAGACGCCCGCTACCTGGCCTCCTTGGGCGTCCTCCTCAAGGACCTGGAGCGGGGCCTGGTGGACTTCCCCGCCCGGGTAAAGGGAGAGGTGGTCTTCCTCTGCTGGCAGGAAGGGGAGCCGGAGGTGGCCCACTACCACCCCCTCTCCGGGGGCTTTGCGGAGCGGAGGCCCCTGGGGGAGGCCCCTAGCCTCCTTCCCCAGGCGGCGCGCCCCGGCGAAAGGCGTCCAGGCGCCTGAGGTCTTCCCGCACCAGGTCCTCCCGCCCCGCCAAGGACTCCAGGTGGTGGCGGAGCTCGTGGAGGAGGGTTTCCCACACCTCCCCTTCCCAGTCAAACCCCGGCCCGGCCACCGCTTGGAAGGAGCCGTAATACAGGGCGATGTGCCGCCCCAGGCCCTCAAAGCCCCCCAGGGCGCTGGGAGGGCCGGGGTCCAGGTACTCCCCAAGCCGCCACACCCCTGGAAGCCCGGGTTCGGGCTTGGCCCCGGGCAGGACGTGCACCCCCTGAAGCCCCCGCTTGAAGGCCTCCGGGATCTCCTCCCAAAGCCGCTCCACCAAGCGCACGAAGGCTTCGTAGGTCATGGCCGATGGTAGGGGTGGCCCGCCCTTAGGGTGAGGACCCGGTAGAGCTGCTCCATCAGGACCAAAAGGGCGAGCTCGTGCTGCAGGGTGAGGGGGGAAAGGGAAAGGAGGAAGTCCGCCGCCTTCCGCACCGCCTCGCTATGCCCCTCAGACCCGCCCACCAAGAAGGCCACCTTCTCCCCTTCCCACCCCTGGAGGAGCCTAAGGAAGCCCTCGGTGGAAAGGAGCTTCCCCCGCTCGTCCAAGACCACCTTGCGGTAACCTTCCGCCTTGGCAAGGAGGTCCTCCTCCTTGGCGAAGAGGACCTCGAGGGGAGCGTACCGCCCGATCCTTCTGGCGTACTCCTCCACCCCAAGCCGGGCGTAGGCCAGCCTGGGCTTTCCCACCGCCACCACCCGCAGGCGCACACCCCCATCCTAACGGGGTATACTCGGGGCGAAGGGAAAGTGGGGCCAAGCCCACCCCCGAAAAGGAGGCCCAAGGCCCTTACCCAGGGCAGGCTTCCCGGCGCCACAAGCGCCACGCAAGGAGGGTGTTATGGTAAAGGAAACCCGCAGGTTCCAGCCCTTCACCCCCGAGCCCATAAGGCTCCTAGGGGAGAAGGGGGAGTGGCTGGGGGAGTTTCCCCTAGACTTGGGAGAGGAAAAGCTCCGCCGCCTCTACCGGGACATGCTGGCGGCCCGGATGCTGGACGAGCGCTACACCATCCTCATCCGCACCGGCAAGACCAGCTTCATTGCCCCCGCCGCTGGCCACGAGGCGGCCCAGGTGGCCATCGCCCACGCCATCCGCCCCGGCTTTGACTGGGTCTTCCCCTACTACCGGGACCACGGCCTGGCCCTGGCCCTGGGCATTCCCCTAAGGGAGCTCTTCGGCCAGATGTTGGCCACCCAGGCCGACCCCAATAAGGGCCGCCAGATGCCCGAGCACCCGGGCTCCAAGGCCCTCAACTACTTCACCGTGGCGAGCCCCATCGCCTCCCACGTGCCCCCCGCCACTGGGGCCGCCCTCAGCATGAAGCTCTTGGGCACGGGGCAGGTG
This genomic stretch from Thermus sp. LT1-2-5 harbors:
- a CDS encoding mechanosensitive ion channel family protein yields the protein MGLVQIALVLLVIGVLGRLGGRLFAALAQAVPGSRDDAFFRLLGFLWWGFLTLAGASYLVHTLGLPHEPFRTWGEGLVRWAGAQGIAALGALALTYLGYRLTPLLLGRLPVPETGELTREAVRRKTLRAVAESALRVVILVVGGLLFLSNLGLNVTALLAGAGVAGLAVSFAAQNLIRDFINGFFILLEDQYGVGDIVQIGNVGGQVERFTLRVTVLRDLEGRVHFFPNSEVRQVTVLTQEWSRAVVDVGVAYKEDIDRVLEVFRDEVERFHQDLEWRDRFTEPPEVLGVQALGDSSVVIRVLFNTKPAQQWAVAREFRRRIKKRLDQEGIEIPFPHQKLYFGEPLRLERV
- a CDS encoding bifunctional (p)ppGpp synthetase/guanosine-3',5'-bis(diphosphate) 3'-pyrophosphohydrolase, coding for MVRAPALWEKLEPHLEYLPPEDREKVKEAYLFAEEAHRGQVRKSGEPYITHPVAVAEILASLRMDADTVAAGLLHDTLEDCGVAPEELERRFGPAVRRIVEGETKVSKLYKLANLEGEEKRAEDLRQMFIAMAEDVRIIIVKLADRLHNLRTLEFMPPEKQKRIAQETLEIYAPLAHRLGIGQLKWELEDLSFRYLHPEAYQALLSRIQETQEARERLVKKAMAALEEALRRDELLQAQLQGFEVTGRPKHLYSIWKKMEREKKALEQIYDLLAVRVILDPKPSPTEEGRALREKQVCYHVLGLVHALWQPIPGRVKDYIAVPKPNGYQSLHTTVIALEGLPLEVQIRTREMHRIAEYGIAAHWLYKEGLTDPEEIKRRISWLKSIQEWQQEFSSSREFVEAVTRDLLGGRVFVFTPKGRIINLPKGATPVDFAYHIHTEVGHHMVGAKVNGRIVPLSYELQNGEIVEILTAKNAHPSKGWLEFAKTRSAKSKIRQYFRAQERQETLERGQGLLERYLKRKGLPKPTDSQLEEVAKHLGLPPSPEELYLALALNRLTPKQVAEKLYPKALLKPEKPKPAPKNEWGIRLEQDLQAPIRLASCCEPMKGDAILGFVTRGRGVTVHRADCPNLRRILQGPEADRVIGAYWEGVGGKVATLEVLAQDRTGLLRDVMQVVAEAGKSALGSETRILGPMARIRLRLTVQDGEREALLEALRGVKSVQEVRWV
- a CDS encoding chlorite dismutase family protein encodes the protein MVHSFALFRLLPEFRRLEAEQQEHLKEDFAHLLARWQGREGFLAVYSLVGLAAEADLLLWQGAESPKALQAFRREANRTRLLGFLEPVALYLDQGEGAPGEGALALFPYGLEGPVPEGLKAFRGENLLALEGPLEALFPLILKEGGYLGARRAPREALDEL
- a CDS encoding FAD:protein FMN transferase, whose amino-acid sequence is MGRHGARWEGVLESFLEVEVEAPWGRGPKALRAALEEVRRLEGVFSRHRESELTRLVRQGGGRPGPELKEMLRLALSLQEATGGAFHPAPRHGGEALRFLGEEVEVLAPLDLDGLAKGYIADKAVEAALRAGARAALVNLGGDLARQGPGEAEVLVEDPLGPDNAPPAFRLLLAQGGVATSGVRHKGAHLLDPRTLTPASGLQATVLAPSACLADGLAKALFVLGHEAFPVLARFRAQGVLFTPEGPVPGP
- the hemQ gene encoding hydrogen peroxide-dependent heme synthase; translated protein: MERHVPEPTFTLEGWHVLHDFRHLDYGAWLGAPEEERRAAWEELRVILAEWREAEARGEGSFGVYQVVTQKADLLFLHLRESLDALLAVEARLNKSRFARFLRPAYGFYSVVELGSQTGPLDPEAPYVKPRLTPRVPKGGYVCFYPMNKRRQGQDNWYLLPAQERALLMKAHGETGRKYQGKVMQVISGAQGLDDWEWGVDLFSEDPIQFKKIVYEMRFDEVSARYGEFGPFYVGKYLSEEDLARFLGVG
- a CDS encoding PepSY-associated TM helix domain-containing protein, whose protein sequence is MTTVGRPRSGTSSWRAKLYAWARTLHLYLSLLAFLSILFFAATGLTLNHPEWFGEGRVRKLSGTLPHAPYLEGESVDWLALAEDLRALGLRGRVADRGQSGSQAWLSFRAPGYGADAQVDLTTGAYTLSLTEAGLVAALNDLHKGRDTPSGWRWVLDLSALFLAAVSLTGLLLSLLFRKTRKAALFTLLLGLLLFGGLALWAAL
- a CDS encoding DUF2271 domain-containing protein; protein product: MLKRYYSRRSFFRRVLGGVLALGLVRAQGKPWPEGMELRVSFAYEGGGFRYRAPYVAVYVEDERGNLVRTLGLFLMPGKGERWWNELRRYFALGDLARMRALSGPTRPPGRYTLAWDGKDEGGRPVAQGSYHVCVEYAREHGPYELFRQKVELGEKPFQKTYTLKGELQEVRLDYGRKA